TTTACTGGAGATATCAAACCTTTTACCTTTTCATCACAAACCAATCAGCAGTGCCCTTTCccttaactattttttttttatctatttttcaaaatcaaaaatcaaagacTTTGAAAAATAGACATACAATGAATGTTATAAAATGTTGAACAGAAAAAATCAAGTAAATTTGGTTGCTAACTCAACTGAAAAATTTGCAAtcattaaataattgtttaaatccTTTTTTCAAGTCGTCATCATGATGATAATATGTATAAAGGATACTGACAACATACATGCCTCCGCCACTTTCATCGACTTTACTCACAAAACATGTCtacaaaatataagtacatcaacaataatttataattatgtaacTGGTTGCATGATCAAgtaataaacaatacaacatgAATTTACATTCAGtttttacatttctttaaaaactagCTTTCAGGAAAACTTGAATTcacatgttttcctttttaacTTGAATCTTCAAAAGATATCAATCCCGAAAAGAAGAAATTTACTctgtttgaatgttttataattaattaactaATTAAGAATCTTTAGTTATTGAAAATACTTTTGTGAAAAGAAACTTGTCATTTATcctaaaattaataattgaattCAAGTTGACGATTTCATGAGTCTACACATTCAAATGATACGCTAAGTGCAAATTTATGTCAGTTTATATAAACTTTTGCAagaccacaaaatcaaatgtttatgaAAATGCTATGTTTTCTCAATCCACAAATTTaaagaatccacagtatattgtTTCGAGTTTACTTACTGAATCTTCACTTATCATAGACAAATATATCTGTAGTAACTTTCTTGTAAGTCCAAAGTCCTTTGGTAATGCATTAAATATCTAAATAGATTGTAAATAGGTTAGTAAATATACAAATTGTAAACATATGAGCACTCATAAGGCAATTTCCtactcttttaaaatattataattttgcgcctgtcccaagtcaggagcctctggcctttgttagtcttgtatgattttaaattttagtttcttgtgtataattaggagtttagtatgacgtccattatcactgtactattatgcatatttttaggggccagctgaaggacacctacgggtgcgggaattctcgctacattgaagacccattggttgcccacggctgttgtctgctatatggtcgggtggttgtcgctttgacatattcaccatttcctttctcaattttataaatttgcacTGATTATCAAAATCTCCATTGCCAATATAAACCTATGATATCAGCTTCACAAAAATTGTACATGGATTGGACAACTGAGAGTGCTTACGAtgcatattttttcatataaataacgtttccaaggggcataactatttaaaaaaaataatcgatCAGCACTGATTTTCAAACTTGACCAAGACATAGCtgaaataacatgtataagccTATGATTTAAGcttgaaaaaaatctgacaaGAGTGGTACACAAGAGAGCGCTTATAACAAAACCTGATTGCAAGGTGACAATCAAGAAGGGAGGCTCTACTTTTTAACCTCGTTTATCTTAAACTTTCTTACCTCAGTTAATGTTACAGCATTTGTAACTGTACTGTATGGGTCAGACTTTAATTCACAGACACGAAGCAAAGTTCTTAATACTTCGCCAgccttctgtgaaaaaaataagacattaaataaatatttatctaatGGATATACAGTAAAACCTGACTAAATCGAAACCCTTTCAGGACTTGAGATTTGGGTCGGTTTTGGCAGGTATTCCGTTTCATCAGGTTCACAATGCATAAAATGCGATATGATTGGTCTTCAGAATTAGATTGGATTGGACAGGTTTCCAGTTAATCCATGGTTTGGTTTaatcaggtttcactgtatatatatatatatttatataacattcaagagttttcttttgttattttcctCTATGTTCCAATTTACACCtgatttttcttgtttattcttttttgcTGGATATGTACAATCCTTCAAGATACAGCTAATTTTTGATATGATGAaggttttatctatttttttacagatcagATACCATCTGTTGccctgatatttttttttttagtacagaTCCAACTTAAATCTGTTTAATCAGTATAActctttattaaatataattttaagacATCTGTCTACtagtatcttttatatatatttaaagcagCCATCAAGAATTGATAATGTGTGTATTACTGGAACTTCAAAAGTATGACTGGTACTTACCTTATCTATCTTACTGGCTATAGCAGTTATCATTAATTGATCTCTCATGTACTGATGGAACCTGTCAAAGTTAGCTTTCCAGTAGATTCCGGCATCATCAGGTTCCTTAatgaaaaggaaaattaaaactGAGAATACATACCATATTTCGgtacaaataaatgattaaaattttctttgtcGATAATTTTTTTCCAGGCCAACTAACTTATGAATGCAAGATAATCATTACTTAACCTATTATTATTAGTTTTACTGAAGAAAGAATGTTCACTTCGAAAATTATACTACAAGATTCTTATATCAAATactgatttgaaaaaaacaaaaaacaacaaagacaCCCTTCccctaaaacaaaatatcattccATAAAAACCCTAAGATTTTTTGGGATTGGATTAATGTAAACTACTAATACCATGTTCAAATTTTTTCCAGTACaagtaaaattacaatttaaataacatattcaagaatatttttttcataaataaagcaCACTAGCTACTGGATACTGACTCTTGACTGAACATTTTGTTGCTGGGTTcagttttattgataaatatcttatttctCATAAAGTCACATGTAAATGATtaagatgtatttttgttatgtttttttgtgtatttcattATCATCTTTATCTTGATTATGAAACAGTGTGTCAATATCATATAATACATCTTATGATTATTTCAGACAATTAATTTACCTCTTTTTCTGGTGAATCAagaattcttctttttttcaatgatacTGGATTATTGTCAGTAGAGTGTTTTCTTTTTCGACTACCTACACAAATTACATCCgtgaaacaattaaatcaaacaaatagaATGAAATACACATGAATTTTTAAGTGCTGcgaactatgttttttttaaaagacataccatgttaaatttgataactttaacTATCTTCTTATGTGTCTcttaaaacagtttaaatatcaaaggacataaaaataaaaacagccTATTTGAATCAAAGAtcaatgattatatatatatagctgatCTTTTATTGTGCTTTTTCCTCATGATATTTCTTTCATGGAATAAACCCTTTCTAAGTTATTAGATcctaaaaacatttgaaaaatgacaTATAGAATATTAAGGAATATCATTAGGAAGTTATCAGGAAGAAATTCAGGTAACAGTTATTAAATACAGCCTTATATTGCTTATGgtcagtgtttgtcgtttgttgatgggGTTCATATTTAAAGGTGTTTCTggtttctcatttttatatagcTTAGACCATTAATTTTCCTGTTAgaatggttttaaactagtcatttttgggccCCTTTATTGTTTGCTGTTTGATGGGAGCCAAGGGTCTGTGTTGAAatactttgacctattatggtttacttaaattataaattgtgtcttggatggagaattgtctcattgacacttataccacatcttctaatatctaTTTACAAACTTGTGAAGGGTATTGAATAAAGTTCTACACAAACCTGTGACAGGTATTTTGTATAAATCATCAGCGACATCTTCAACATTGCTAGTATTTGTCCTATTTTTACATCTCTGCAAGAAATGTGTATTGACCAGACAGTTAAACTTTTCCTGAACAAATGAGCTGGCTATTTCTGGATGACCTATTAAATATACACAATAAACAAGGTATTTTAGTTAAATGCATCAAGTCATTTATCATCCTTCTATTTTTGCTGGATAGGTTCATCTCACAACAAAGTAAATGAAAAGGttcaagtatttatattttaaaagtaaatgaacAGATTTCATGGATTTAGATAaaaatttccacaaaaattgtataaaattgatattttttttaagaattgaataattttctCATTCATATTATCAACTGCATTGTTGGTCTTGTAGTTTGGTGCTCCACAATCAAGTGTTAGAGATCCTGGTTTTGATCCCTGTTCCAATCGACCAAAGTGGCCAGGTGAGGTGACATGCAttcctacatgtatgtatatcattgtatataGATGTTATAAAGCCATACTGGTACGTTTATGAAATAGCACATAAAAAATCCAGATCAACTTTATAGACTAATACAACATgttgttcaacatgttcaaagcaGTATTCATATTTGAATAAACTGCTCTAGctacttcatttaaaaataaagcaattttttatcttaaaaataacattgttaagaaaatgaattattcttaaaacattattatttagAAACCTTTATCCACAGAGTACCTACCAGCATTAGTTAGGGCttcatttaatttattagtAACATTTTTTACAACTTGTGTCATTAACATCTGTCCATTCTGTAAAATCTCCTCCGCAACAAGTTCTGCCGCATCCCCATATAATGTCTTAGCACAGTATATATAATTTGGAAATCTAATCCTCCTTAATATGATTTCAGAATCTATCAAATATTCTAGAGTTCCTTTACTGTCTGTTGTGTAATCACAAATATTATGTTGCAGAAGTACACACAAAACTTTCTttgtctacaaaataaaaaaacatgataaaaaaggaaaaacttAAATTGCTTCAAAATGCTATCCATGAAGTTCCTTAACTCAAGTATATCGCACTATTGTTGCTCAGGTGTAAAACTTATATCATGTTATTCATGTATATGGTTTCATGAATGTTCTGTTATTccttaacaattattttttttgtagagtAAAACTGCTCGTACCTTGTTCAATTtcttccaaaaaataaaaataaaacaaacaaggCCATGCTCTTCTTTGATTGGTAACACGGTTCTAAAAACACTTAATCCATGGATTGAATATTgaatgtgtactgattgatttTTAAGTCTGAGACTTATGATTATTATTAGTCATGTTAGTTATCTTTGTCTTTGAACAAGCTTTCAGACACTGTgggtactctcagatctgtactgtATCTTCTGTGGTTTTGTTATTATAGTTTTTATGTGCTTTCAGTGGCAAATCCATAACTTTTCCTAAGGAGGGCCCtatgactgacctaaggggcccactccagtcatgcttcagtaattccctatataatcaaccaattttttcccacaaaaaagGGCCCCAggccccccctggatccgcctatggctttgatttgattttctgtGTTTAAACTATAAAGAACACCTTTTTAATTTTGTGGGggtctatttaatttttattggcAAATGATTGGAGGAGGAGGCtacattttttagaaaaaaacccatgAGCTTTGAAAGCAAAGCTGATGATcgtagtcaattaagattggagttgaGTGCACCTCAAAACTCACAACAcattgactggctagtgattacagtagttaAAGTCTTTAGACCACTCAACCACCAAGTCCCCAATATGTGCTTTGAATTGATATTACTATTTGAAGTGGATCTTTGAGATATATTTCCTCAGGTAGAGTTTTCTTATACTTTGCCCAAAAGTAGGTATtgccatgattttttttctaaaatataataagTCATGTAATTAAGGACAACagaaaacactttttttgtgtgtatacAACGATATATCTGTATATAGGAGAtgcacatttgaaataaataggagaagataagttttaaaatatgcttaagaaattaaaaagaactaGTCAGCATGGTCAGCTAATTAATAAAAGCAATGATGTACAAATTGTTAATCATGAAAAGGATTTCAgtacaaaattcatttattattatactCTGAGactactatcatgactataccACCATCTTCACTAGCCAAGGTTCACAATCCACTTCCCTCCTCTTCAGACAAGAGAGGAGGTGAGTGGATTGTAATTTGTAACGCTAGGCTAGCAAAGATGACTAAAACACATGTGTGCCATGCGCCAGTCATCTGGGACTTGTCCTACATTAATTGATAGTTGAAAGATGTGTGCAAGAGCAGGCGCTAATTCGGATGATAACTCCTTTAGGAGGTGAGATGATATGTGCATTAAGGTACAGTATTCGACAATCGATTGATACAATAACAATTGACTTTAAAACATCGATTGATACGATTGATAACCAGTTTTCAATTCTATCAACTTACTAAAAAGTACAAACCATAGATCGTTACGATAGATACGATTGATTATATAATATCAACTCAATCAACTCTATACGAAATACAAACACTCGATAGTAATGATCAATATGATTGATCACGATTGATTACCAAAAATCAACTCAATGGTTACGTCCAAGTTTGGTTACGCTCAAGTCACTATGCATACGCAAAATATGTCAGCGATTATTAGTAAAcctcttctaaatgtggacaaattaaagaattttcctcagaaaaaagtatttgtacataagttgtaaaatgaaaactatccatttagttataaaaaacatacatatacatatttttttttttaatttgaggtgaCTTTTTTAATGCTTAAGTATAAGGTTTCAGCTTCATAATGATATCAACTATTTTGTATTGCACTTCAGTTGTCGAgctttgagaaaaaaatcaaaacactgtattttttgttttgcaatCCGGATGGAACTTAATCAAGTTTCAAAACCGAGGTCTATAATAATAAGAATTTTgcatgaaaaatattacaaacataTGTTCAATGAGACATTAAAATGATTTCTGAGTCCTTGCCGTTTCACAGAATAgtcatttattattaatttttgggCTTTTCTCTCCTTTATATCTTTTCAAGCAAGATGACCCTGTGCATTTAAATGATCgatttatatatatgacagaAAATGGACCTCCGTCATGATTCTATATATAACGAGTCAGACATGGATTATGCCTCTACGGGTGCTCTGTGGGTATCCCCATTGATCTGGAGCCATGTTTCCAttccttttaaatatacaattccttgacCCCAATAAATGATTTTGAGATTAGGAGAATCTTTACTACAAGACTACCATACATATTTCTTTGCATAGATTGCAAAGAGTTGGCAGATCTAATGTAATTTGCCGATTTTATAGATAATAAagttgagaatgaaaatggggaatttgttaaagaaacatcaacccgaccatagaacagacaacaggaAAAGGCCACccataggtcttcaatgcagcgagacattcccgcacccggaagcgtccttcagctggcccataaacaaCATACTAAAGATGATCTCTCAAACTGTATCATAGGTGTCCTATTTTGTGACAGAGAGATTTCACGGTAATCCGTCAGCGTGGAGGACAACTGCTCATACATgcctgaaaatatttttttcattgtttttttttttgaaagaggGGGTGCTAGCGCACCAGACGCACCTCCTCTTCCTACAGCCTTGTATACAATAGATagaaatttttgtaaactgtCTATTCAATCGATTGTCGAAAACTGTACCCAGTGTGTCGATTTACCTATGGATACCTATGGATCTTCAGAACGCTGGCACTGTTGTACCAATATATTCTGCTCTACTTCATCGTTATATTTAATTGTTCGTTTCTCACTTTCAGATAGAATTTCGTATTCTGCTTCAAAAGCATACATTAATGGTTGGTTGGCCCAAAATTTATCTAATCTGTTTTtgaaagtgtttaaagtttttgctGAAATAACTTCTTCAGGGAGGCTGTTCCATATATCTACTACTCTGTTGGTGAAAAAGTACTTCCTGAGATCCAGACGACTTCGATGTTTCATAAGTTTCTTCGAGTGGCCTCTTGTTGTGTTTGTTGTGTTGTGCATCTCTAGCAGACCACTTGTGACTCTAGTGTCATATAACCCGGTCAATAATTTGTACCTCTCTATCATGTCACCTCGCAAGCGGCGGAAACGTAGGGTTGGAAGCTTGAGTTTTCGTAAGCGGTCTTCGTATGGTAAGTCTCTCATTGTAGGCAGCATTTTGGTCGCTCTCTTTTGCACATTCTCAATACTAGTAATGTCAGCCTTCCTGTAGGGTGACCATATACTGTTTGTGTACTCCAGATTCGGTCTTACAAGTGCCTTGAATAATAAGGTAAATGTACGATTGTCTAGGTGGACAAAGGAACGGCGAGTAAGGCCTACGATCTGGTTAGCTTTATTGACTTGGTTTTGGATATATGTTTTGCAAATGTCAGATTTGTGTCAATAGTTACACCAATATCCTTTTCTGATTCCACATTTTCAAGGTAAGTGCGTCCGCCTTCATACTTTTTCATAGTGTAGTTTGGTTGTTCATGTATTGTATTCCTTCCACTAATCGGTAGAACCTTACACTTGTCTGGGTGGAATTTCAGTAGCCAAGTTTCGCTCCAATCAAATAGGATGTCGAGGTCTTCCTGAATAAGGTTTTGATCGCTCTGATCGACTATTTCTCTAAATAGTTTGGTATCGTCTGCAAACATGAATACATCGGATATAACATTGTTTGGCAAGTCATTAATAAAAAGAACGAACAAAATTGGTCCCAATACAGAACCTTGCGGAATTCCACTGGTTACGTTCCTCCAACTTGATCTCGACCCATTGACCTGTACGCACTGTTGTCTATTACTGAGGAAACTTTTTATCCAGTTTGTAGTTTGCTCACTTATACCATAGTGTTTAATCTTAAGTAGTAGTCTCATATGTGGCACCTTGTCAAACGCTTTCATGAAGTCCATATAGATAGAGTGTAATATACCTCCTTTGTCAAGTACCTTTGTCCATTTGTCTAGGACTTTTAGCAACTGAAGTGAAGTTGATCTACCACCCATGAAGCCAAACTGTTGATTGCTAAATAAATTCTGTCTATCCATGTGATCAATTATTCTCTTTCGGATAAGTTTCTCCATAATTTTACATAGAATGCTGGTGAGACTAACTGGACGGTAGTTTGAAGCTGATTTCTTATCTCCCTTCTTAAATAAAGCAGTTATTATGGCGATCTTCCAATCCTCAGGTACCTCCCCATTTACAAATGAGCTGTTGAAAATCATACTTAACGGTTTGTCGACAACAGAAGCTAATTCAAATAGTAGTTTTGGATGGACTCTATCTGGTCCTggtgattttgttatattcagATTTAGTAACAATTTTCTGACTTCTTCTTTATTAAATAAACCATCACTTGACTGATGGCTATAATCTACATTTTCCATTGCCGGCATATTATTGTCATATTTGTGTCAGTGAATCAGGGCAAACGGACCTTACCGAAGACAGGATCCTATAATTCACTGGTTATTGTTTGTTGCTGTTTagcataaaataattttgttttaccacatctttttttatcatgtttaaaaatcattttttttttttataattatcatgtttataaaaatttatagtttatttaGATCAGTTATGCACCTGTTCTAGTGAAAATTTGCTCTTTAATGCAAGGTATCTAAGTGCACAGATATTATCCTTCAATAGATGACATCCAACTGCTTCTGCTACTTCTCcaaaattatcttttaatatgCTTTTGCATAGGTTACTTTTATTATGTGACATGCTGTTTCGTCATTCAATTGGTAGGTAAAGTCAAAAGAGATTCCAGTTAAACAGAGAAGTGTGGAAAAGATCCGAGAACTCCAAAAACAAAGAAGGTAAAAGCTGAAACAAAAGCGGTTTGGGAaactgtttacattttttttgcagtATAGTATAATTTTAtgagttttaattattataaatcttAAACACAGTCCCCTGGTGTATTTTCCAGCTAAGCATTCTTCTAACACAGTTGTTTTTCCATTTGTTGCACTGCCGAAAACATTGAGCCTACTGCAGTGCAGAGCatcattttttgacattttttattcaaaatttacattGATTTACTGTCGGCGTGTCGATACTGTAGTGTCACTGTTTCTATGTTGCCTTGTTTACCagatttaattctaaattaacTGTAAAGagatgaaaaatatataccaatTTAATGGCGAGCTTTTAGTTTTACATGGTTATCAATTCACCGTTTCGGAATCTAAAGCATTCTGGGTAAAATTTccaaaagcgtacaccaaaacACTGtgaaacatgataaacaatagaaattcaaccaatgacgtaacattatttttattttggtgtaCCAAcaacaggggcggatccagccattttaaaaaggtttttttccaactatttgtccccattcaaatgcctTGAGcgtccaaaaaaatgaatacgGCTTGCCTGTCTATAGTAAattactttaaggaaaaaaaaacaatctgatGGACATTAATTAGCATGATTAACATACATCAGTGATTTTGCTAGCGCTTGTCACTTTCGTATTTTACGAAAAGGTTTTCAAAATGACGAAagtatttcatatcaatttcatcccttaaatttggaaagtgtaaaaatatttactcatcaaattacttgaattttaccTTTATGTTTCTGACAAGTTTATGACCCTCAGGTAATTAACGTTTACCAAAGGTGTTAAAAATTGTGATGACAAGTAATCCGCCTACAAATGTATCCCCAATCAGACGGTTCACTAATcccattattattattaaacctCATAATTGACCatcataataatctatttaagttaaatcagtcagtcagtattttattttaatcatttctcaCAATTCTGTCGAATTTTCgtcatttgaacaaaattgataatCTTCCCGGACAGTTCacctttattttaatttaaatatttcccTTACGATCATAATTTGCAGTTTGCTTGTTGTCATTTGAACGTATTTTCCTCATActtgatataaatattaatcaaaAACTTTCGACAACTTTgattaaaaagaatgaacttTATTCAAAACGTAAATATTTTCACTTGCAAACAGGTGCTTCCTGTTCTATGTATTGCGCATGTGTAAAAGTTCGTAGATGAATCCGGttttattctgaaattattattcaattgtcactttccattttcatttcatttcaaaatcgAAAGTAAATAGCTATTtgtaatgatttatttaaaaattgctggaaaatgaGGCATGACCTATGGGGCAGTTGCAggtctaaaaaaaatgtaaaactgtCATACATGTACTGATACAAATgcaactttatataaaaaaatctttgatcTATGATAGTAGACTATCACAAGAACTTAGTTTCAAACCAACTGAAgaagaaaacttaacattgcTTAACATTGAATAttgcatacatatatattacatgtattaattgaAATCCCTTGGACAATGACCAAATCCTTGGAATTAGTCATCAAATTGACATGTACATTTACTGTTACTACTGTTACTTGActtgaattaaaaatttgagtattttttcatatttcacaCACTTTCTATAGTTTTTGCaaattaagaatacattttttcatatttcacaCACTTTCTATAGTTTTTGCAAATTAAGAATACATCTGTATTCTTAATTTGCAAAAACTATAGAAAGTGtgtgaaatatgaaaaaatactcaaatttttaattcaagTCAAGTAACAGTAGTAACAGTAAATGTACATGTCAATTTGATGACTAATTCCAAGGATTTGGTCATTGTCCAAGggatttcataaaaatttagaatattttttcatatttcacaCACTTTctatagtttttgaaaattaagaataCAATCTGTATTCTTAATTTGCAAAAACTATAGAAAGTGtgtgaaatatgaaaaaatattctaaatttttaattcaagtcaagtaaatgttgaaaaacaaaatcaaactaCCAGGCCACCTACATGACCTATGACAAATTATTTTCTTGATGTTGCTTACAAATGCCTAGCTTTTCAGAAATCGGTATTTGTGATGGCCAACAATATAcgttaaaacataaaatgttttgactacatcattgtacaatgttgtacatgtacaaaaaatgtatctcAAACAATGTAAgagcatacttttttttaatttgaaacaattattttcattaaattaaattaaattttggaGTTATAGGCTGCTTTTAAGTTGGGCAGGAAGGCAGCGACATCAAACTGGAAGCATAATTTAAACCAGTAAAAATTGCAAGCAAAATTAgatgtattttcatttaaactaaTGATATTTGAGCTGACATCAAAACTACATTTACTGTGACATTCAAGTTgttaaagggaaaattcacgattttttacttatggtttaaatatgttcattatgacataatatatatattcacaaagttttatcgctatatgtgcagtaataaaggagaaattcaataattaatgaaaaaatatcaactacttcctgtaggttgtgacgttttctcctgatttttgcatgccgggatttaaaatacaattattaaaagtcttggtttttaatcatattttaacgtaatcgtaagcgcgccgatgacttatgctttatctaataaccatccgataataagaagataaaacgcaCAGACGTTCAAATGTACTCAATCGTAAGATAAATTAtctatgttaaacgtatatattcgaattatttttgtagacaacacaaaaagttataaatttatttttaataaatgcattttcggactgataaggtgaacaaattaaagtacaataatatatgtaaagacaatatgttggtgtactattattgaccttttactatctctgctaTGACTAGGGTTATATGatgtgtgtattcacggttctgtggcaatactcgtagatggcttgttgaaaggtaaattgttatttgcacttcggtatttAACCACGCCTCTAGCCTAGGGCACACCTTGccaggtgtgactgtctattcggaTCAGTGGAGCATttaatacacacattaaaaaaacatattcaagttggtgacaaataaaaattggtcgctgtggaattatttaattatatttggtgctattatttatttgaattcaaataagttaatttactaagaaatacacaattttcggTTAAAGACGGGAAACTTAATTCATATGTCAGAATGAAAtgatatacaacatgtacaagtctTGTCCTTGATTTATGTCTGATAAAAAGGGGGACTTAGAAATTAGAAATAGctttattaaatcatttttatttgtctttattaggcGAAAAAATGTACGAGAACACTTACATTTAGACTTTTGAAAGCCATATGTATTAATCAATATGAAACTAAATGAAGATAACTTTACCTAAGCGGAATATAATATGtacgaataaagaaaaaatacttttgtattggaatggaatcgaaaaattacgaatagacatgatagatattcttttcaagtgtgaaaaacgtcaaccaaATTTATTCATAATCGGGAACGTCCTTATTaaaatctgagactactataataATCGTCGTCTCCCAacgtatatatatacttaaataactatttgaccaacgatgtttaaaattaaaagacaatgaATTTAATGTtatctttccctatttttgaatgttattataagtctgttcaacttgaaagaatacccctaaagcggacaaatatccgacaagcagtttattctttaaattgctgtcattgaatatcaagaaagaaaataaaacccGAAATTGATACTCAATAGttttcctagaaaatattcacatcccttgatgattattagtgtacgtccagttgcatatat
Above is a window of Mytilus trossulus isolate FHL-02 chromosome 4, PNRI_Mtr1.1.1.hap1, whole genome shotgun sequence DNA encoding:
- the LOC134714524 gene encoding DNA-directed RNA polymerase III subunit RPC3-like — its product is MSHNKSNLCKSILKDNFGEVAEAVGCHLLKDNICALRYLALKSKFSLEQTKKVLCVLLQHNICDYTTDSKGTLEYLIDSEIILRRIRFPNYIYCAKTLYGDAAELVAEEILQNGQMLMTQVVKNVTNKLNEALTNAGHPEIASSFVQEKFNCLVNTHFLQRCKNRTNTSNVEDVADDLYKIPVTGSRKRKHSTDNNPVSLKKRRILDSPEKEEPDDAGIYWKANFDRFHQYMRDQLMITAIASKIDKKAGEVLRTLLRVCELKSDPYSTVTNAVTLTEIFNALPKDFGLTRKLLQIYLSMISEDSTCFVSKVDESGGGMYVVNIYKALTQIATSHLESVVLERFGSKCLRIFRVLLLKKHVEQKQIEDFAMISAKEAKELLYNMFSQKFITTSEIAKTPDHAPSRTFYLFKVDIHKLAQHVLERSYKAMYNATLRKDNELTEHRRLLDKQERVDAIVASIEQAGGDDTQKDEIEQTITPTERDQIDTVKRTVQMLETSEIQIDDTMFVLEMYLFYANQDRLLKCTQKKKK